In one Cervus elaphus chromosome 9, mCerEla1.1, whole genome shotgun sequence genomic region, the following are encoded:
- the LOC122699857 gene encoding olfactory receptor 7A5-like yields the protein MAPRNITGVSEFLLMGFSEDPELQPLMFRLFLSMYLITVFGNLLIILAVSSDSHLYTPMYFFLSNLSLVDICLSSTTIPKMLWNIQTQSKGITYEGCITQIYFFTLFVVLDIFLLTAMAYDRFVAICHPLHYIVIMNPWLCALLVLLSWIIGLLHALLEIIIVLRLSFCTVLEIPHFFCELNQMIQLARSVIFLDKAVMYFIPLLLAGGSLVCILYSYSKIVSSICGISSAWGKYKAFSTCASHLSLVSLFYCTCLGVYLSSTTTHSSHSSATASILYAVVTPLLNPFIYSLRNKDLKRALKILYGKKSIK from the coding sequence ATGGCACCAAGGAACATAACAGGAGTTTCAGAATTTCTTCTCATGGGATTTTCAGAGGATCCAGAATTGCAGCCTCTCATGTTCAGACTTTTCCTCTCCATGTACCTGATCACTGTGTTTggaaacctgctcatcatcctggcTGTCAGCTCAGACTCCCACCTctacacccccatgtacttcttcctctccaacctgtccTTGGTAGACATCTGTTTATCTTCCACCACCATCCCAAAGATGCTGTGGAACATCCAGACACAGAGCAAAGGTATCACCTATGAAGGCTGCATCACCCAGATCTATTTTTTCACACTCTTTGTAGTCCTGGACATCTTTCTCTTGACCgcgatggcctatgaccgctttgTGGCCATCTGTCACCCCCTGCACTACATCGTCATCATGAACCCCTGGCTCTGTGCACTGCTGGTGCTATTGTCCTGGATCATCGGTCTCCTGCATGCCTTGCTGGAAATCATAATTGTATTGCGGCTGTCATTCTGTACAGTCTTAGAAATCCCTCACTTTTTCTGTGAGCTCAATCAGATGATCCAACTTGCCAGGTCTGTCATCTTTCTTGATAAAGCAGTAATGTATTTTATACCTCTGTTGCTGGCTGGTGGTTCCCTCGTGTGTATCCTTTATTCCTACTCTAAGATAGTTTCCTCCATATGTGGAATCTCATCAGCTTGGGGGAAGTATAAAGCGTTCTCCACCTGTGCATCTCACCTCTCACTTGTCTCCTTATTTTATTGTACATGCTTAGGAGTATATCTTAGCTCTACTACTACCCACAGCTCACACTCAAGTGCAACAGCCTCAATATTGTATGCTGTGGTCACCCCCTtgctgaaccccttcatctacagcctgagaaataaagacttaaagAGGGCTCTGAAAATACTCTATGGAAAGAAATCTATAAAATAA